A stretch of DNA from Campylobacter concisus:
ATAGGGCGGCGTCCATTTCGGCTTTAGGCACGCCGGCTCCGCCAGTACCAGCACCTCGCCATTTAAATGTATCCTGCGAATATCCAGCACCAAGGTAGCTCGTTAGATTATCGAAATTTAACTCGCCCTCAGCCTTAAAGCCGTACATATCTCGTATCGGGTGGCTGATGCTATATCCTCTGCCCATTACATTACCAGGCACTATTATCGGACGCACCGGACGCATGGTAAAGTTATCCATTATGTGATCGATTTGATGATAATACGAACTTAGCCTAATTTTATGTTCGCCGACGTCTTGTTCAAATTTTAGTCCGAAAGACTTGCGGTCAAACTGTATGCCGTCCCTCATCCTATCGGCATACGCTGCTTCGCCATCGCCTAGATCCGCGCTTAACTGCAATGCGGTAGTATCTGTGGGCGTTAGCGTACCCACGAGTGAGACGCTGTTGCGTTTATAGTGCGTATGCATTTTCTGTCCGTCGCCGCTTTTATAATCGCCGCTCTGGTAGTGTCCGCCGGAAATTTCTAAGCTGCCCAGCTCGTTGCCCGCCGCTACGTCTGCAGCAGTTTCAAATCTTCTAAAACTACCGCCAAGTACGCTTACGTTTCCTCCAAAGCTCGGTTTAGATAGCCTTGCTATCTCTCTATCGAAAAATATACCGCCGCTAATGAGCGCGCCGTATCTGACGTCTTGTGGGCCTTTTACGATGCGAACCGAGCTATAATTTTGCGCCGAGATGTAAGTGATGGGCGTATCCATGCGCATACCGCAACCGCCGTTTAGCGTGCTACCGTCGATTAGCACCGGCAGTCTGGCCGCCGTCTGCGAGCGGTAATAAACCTCGCTGCCGCCTCCGCCCTTGCGCTCCATCGTAAAGCCGCTCAAATTTAAAAGCGATTTGGCGATATCGCTGTTTTCTAGTATAGCGCCTTTGCCTACTATTTGAGCCTTTGTCGGTTCGTCAAGAACGGACTTTTGTATCTTTGCAGAAACGGTAACCGGAGCCAAGTCTATCGTTTCTTCAGCACCAAGCATTAAATTTGGTACTAGAGCAAATGCTAAAACGTAAGAAATTTTCATGTTTAGTCCTATGAAATTAATATTTAAAATTAAAATTAAAGCAAAAATAAACTTAAATAAAGTATAAATATTTATATAACATTAATTTTACAATACAGAAATTTGAGTCAAATAGTATTATTTTAGTTGGACTGCATTAAATATATAAAGAAACGATTTTTGTGAATTAAAACCGAAGAAATCTCGGTTTTATTAAAATTTTAGCATTATAAAACCGAGATAAAATTTATAAAATCTCTTTTATGAGTAGTTGTGGAGTAACAAGTCCGCGGAATGAATTTTTTGATATACAAAAGATAATATCTATCATCTCGCCAACTCTAGCATGTCTTGTAAAGTTAAAAAATAGAGCCTCAAGCGTTTTATTATCCTTTTGCAAGATGAGCTTTAAGTGGTTTTGATCCCTGCCTATAAGTCTTTCGTTTTTAACAAGAGCATTTTTTATCTTAAAGACTGGGCGAGGGTTTTTCTGTCCGTATGGCTCATAAAATTCTAAAATTTCAAGCAGCTCAAAGTCTATCTCGCTTGGCATTATGTCGCCAAGTAGCTCGTCTGAGCTTTTGCAATCTTGCATATTTAGGAATGAGCAACTTTTATTTATCGCTTCTTTAAATTTCACCAAATTTTCAGGCGCAAGCGTAAGTCCAGCCGCTCCTTTGTGACCACCGTAGCTTGTTAGTAAATTTTCGTGGCTTGCTATAAGAGATAAGATATCAAGCTTACCAATGCTTCTAGCACTACCTTTTGCACGACCTTTATCGATGCTAAAGACAATAGCTGGCTTTGCAAAGTGCTTTGCTAAGCGGCTAGCCACAATACCTATCACGCCCTCGTGCCACTGCTCACCCCAAGTGATGATGACTTCATCGTCCTCTTTTACGTCCTTTAGCGAGCACTCAAAGAGTTGGCGCTCTTCCTCTTTTCTGGAGTTGTTAAATTCAATGATCGTATCAAGGTAGTTGTAAGCTTCCTCGATACTTTTAGCACGTAAAAAGTCAAATGAATTCATCGCATCGTCCATGCGTCCGGCTGAATTTATAAGCGGAGCTATAAGAAAGCTAATATCATCACACTCAAATTTTTCCTTACCATAAAACTCTTTTATAGCGTGAAATGCGGAACGCTTAGACGCATTTAGCTTACAAATGCCAAGGCGAACAAGCATTCTATTCATATCTCTTAGCTCCATCATATCAGCGATTATTGCGATAGCTAAAAGCTCTAGAAATTTGCTCATATCGTAATTTAGTCCAAAAACATCCTTTAGCGCTCCAACCAAATACCAAGCGACCTCAGCGCCACAAATTTCGATATTTGGGAAGTTGCAGTCTTCTTGTTTTGGATTGATGATCGCATAAGCTTCTGGGAGAACAGCTGGAGGCATGTGATGATCAGTGATAATAAGATCGATGCCTTTTTCTTTACAGATAATGGCCGCATCGTTTGCAGAGATACCGTTATCAACGGTGATAATCAAGCTTACATCGGCTGAGAGTTCGTCTATTATCTCAGGATTTAGCCCATATCCATCTTTAAATCTATTTGGAATTTTTACTAGGTAGTCTTTCACGCCAAGATCATCAAAAAACTCGGCCAAAATTACGCTCGAAACAACACCATCAACATCATAATCGCCCACAATGGCTATGCGCTCGTTTTTTTCGATCGCTTCTTTTATGCGATTAGCGCCCTTGTAGATATCTTTTAAGGCACTTGGTGTCGGAATTTCACTAATTTTTTTATGTATGTCGTTACAAAATCTATGCGCTAGTAAATTCCTTATGTCCTCTTTATTTAGCATGGTTTTGGCAAGATTTTTTGAAGAACTTGCCAACTTTATTTAATGCCACTTGTTCACTTAAATTTACACCCATATTGCCAAAAAATTGGTTATAAAAATACTTCTTTTTCATTGCAATCTTTCGTCTTTATTTTGAATACTTTGATTATATCTTTTTGAAATTTAATTTCTTATAATTTTCATTGAAAGTAAGATTTTTAGGGCAAAAAACTTTTGTTAAATTGATACTCTTTATAAATTAGCCATTGTAAATTTGAAGTAAAAAATGAGAGAAATTTTAAGTAAAAATAAGGGGTCATAAGACCCCAAAAATTAAAATTTATATGTGTAGCCTAGGTAAGCGCCGATATCTGTTGATTTAAGGTTATCAAGATCTTCATCAGTGCTATACCAAGATCTATCTGCTTTTATACCAAATTCAAGTGCATTATTTTTATCAAAGCTATACTCTGTACCAAGTCTTGTGCCAACTAACCAACCAGCCTTTGTTGTATCATAAGTCGCTTTAAGTGTATTTGTATAAAGTCTTGCTTTAAAATTTACAACTGAAACGCCAGTGTATAAGCCTGCTATTAACTTAAAGTTATCTGTTATAGCTGGAGTATAATCGCCACCTACTACAAATTTATGTGTTGTCCATTTTATACTAACATCGTGTTTTACGCCATCATCAGTATAGTTAAAGTTATCTTTTGCCTCTGTATGATAGAAGTATCCACCATAAACTCTAGCTACGTCAAAGTCATAACCGCCTTTAATGCCAAGATTTGGTCTATTATCCTTAAAACTAAGACCATCATTGTCTTTTAGCTTTGAGCTAAAATCATAGCCGCCCTCAACTCCGACAAATCCACCTTGCGCTAAAGCAAATGAGCCAGCAAGTGAAAGTGCCAAAACACTTTTTAAAACGCAATTTTTCATTTTTTCTCCTTTATAAATGATTGCGTAAGCATTGTATGTTTAGCAAGATTAAAAAATACTTAAATAATTTAAATTTTATCAATAATACATTTACTTTTATTTTTAATATAAATTTTGAGAGAAATTCAAAGAAAATTTGGCAAGAAAGCTTGCCAAATTTATCATTTTACGTGATTAGCCAAGCTTGCTTTTATAAAGCCTAATATCACAGGATTTGGCTTAGTTAGACGGCTAGTAAATTCAGGATGGCACTGCACGCCCACAAACCATGGATGGCCTTTGAGCTCGATAGCCTCTATCAGCCCATCGCTCTCGCCACTTACTAAAAGACCATTTTTCTCAAAAATTTCTTTATATTTTGGATTTGCCTCGTAGCGGTGGCGGTGACGCTCTTTTACGCTCTTTGCATTACCATAAATTTCAGCTAGAAGTGTCTTTGGTTTTATCTCACAGTTATATGCTCCAAGCCTCATCGTGCCGCCAAGTGGGCTTGTGTGCGTTCTTATCTGTTTTTTGCCGTGAGCGTCGATAAAGCTATCAATTAGATAGATGATAGGGTTTTTACACTCTTTGTCAAATTCCATAGAATTTGCATCTTCTAAGCCCAAAACATCCCTTGCAAACTCAATGAGCGCTAGCTGCATACCAAGGCAAATTCCAAGATAAGGGATCTTATTTTCACGAGCAAATTTTATAGCCTGCATCTTGCCTAAAACGCCTCTTTCACCAAAGCCGCCAGCGACCAAGATGCCATCAACATCTTTTAAAAGCTCATTTACATTGTTCTCTTCTATCTTTTCGCTATCTATCCAGCGTAAATTTACCCTAGCGTCTAAATTTGCTCCAGCATGGATGATGCCCTCAGTTAGGCTCTTGTAACTCTCTTTTAGATCGATGTACTTGCCCACAAATGCTATTGTAGTTTCATTTGTTGGAGCTATGATTCTTTTTACTAGACTATCCCACTTTGCCATGTCTGGTTTTAGCTCATTAAAGCCTAAATTTTCAGCGATTGGAGTTAGTATATCTTGCTTTAAAAATGAAAGTGGAATTTGATAGATACTTGCGCTGTCTAAGCTCTCTATGACACAATTTTTCTCAACACCACAGCTTGCTGCGATCTTATCTTTTAGCTCGCGGTTTAGTGGCATTTCAGATCTGCAGATGATGATATCTGGTGTTATGCCTATACGTCTTAGCTCACCTACGCTATGCTGGGTTGGCTTTGTCTTTAACTCTCCAGCTACTTTGATAAATGGCACAAGCGTTAGGTGGATATTTAGCGCTCTTTTTTTACCAACTTCTACTCTTAGCGCTCTTATCGCCTCTAAAAATGGCAAGCCTTCGATGTCGCCAACAGTTCCACCGATCTCAACGATTAGCACATCTTTACCCTCGCCTGCTTTTTTTATGCGATCAACGATCTCGCCAACGATGTGAGGGATCACTTGTATAGTCTTTCCAAGGTAGTCACCACGGCGCTCTTTTTCGATGACCGAGCTATAAACTCTACCCGTTGTGAAGTTATTATCTTGACTTAGGCTCTCATCTAAAAATCTCTCATAGTGGCCAAGGTCAAGATCTGTCTCCGCGCCATCATCTGTAACAAAAACTTCGCCGTGCTCAAGCGGGCTCATCGTGCCAGGATCTACGTTGATATATGGATCAGCTTTTAAAACACTTACTTTTAGTCCGGAATTTTTTAAAAGAGTCGCGATGGACGCAGCTGCAATACCTTTTCCAAGTGAGCTTAAAACGCCACCTGTGATAAAAATATACTTCGTCTCTTTTGCCATTAAATTTCCTTAAATTTATTTATTTTTTTATCTGCCGATTATACCCCTTAAATATTTAGTAAGGCATTAATCGTGCAAATTTTAAAAATTATTCTTTAAGTCTTTTTGTTATAGACTTCAAAAATCATGATAAAAAACTACCTAAACATCATTGCCTCTTTATATATAGAGGGCTTTAAAAATATGAAAATAGGCAAAAAATTATGGCTTCTCATAATAATAAAGCTTATCATTATGTTTGGAATTTTAAAGGTCTTCATCTTTGATGAGACTCTTAATACCAAATTTCAAACCGACGAAGAAAAAAGCGAATTTGTAATTCGAAATTTAATAAAGGAATAAAATGTCTGAGATGGATTTTGTTGATTGGTCTAGGGCTCAGTTTGCGCTGACTGCCATTTACCACTTTTTGTTTGTCCCGCTTACTTTGGGGCTAAGTTTTATCATCGCCATTATGGAGACGATATATGTTAAAACCGGCGATAAAGTCTGGCTTGAGATAACGAAATTTTGGCTAAAGCTCTTTGGTATAAATTTCGCTATCGGCGTTGCTACTGGCATCATCATGGAGTTTGAGTTTGGTACAAACTGGGCAAACTACAGCTGGTTTGTCGGCGATATCTTCGGCGCTCCACTTGCAATAGAAGGCTTGCTCGCATTTTTCATGGAGAGTACATTTTTTGCCATTATGTTTTTTGGCTGGGATAAAGTCAGCAAGAAATTTCACCTACTTTCAACCTGGCTTGTCGCGATCGGTTCAAATTTAAGCGCGCTTTGGATCTTGATCGCAAATGGCTGGATGCAGTATCCTATCGGCATGAAATTTAACCCAGATACTGCTAGAATGGAGATGGAGAATTTCTTCGAAGTTGCGCTAAATCCTCTTGGAATTAGCAAATTTTTACACACAGTAACTAGTGGCTACACTATCTCGGCTATCTTTGTGATAGGAATTTCTGCTTGGTTTTTAATCAAAAAACGCCATATTTTGCTAGCTAAAAAAAGTATCGTCGTTGCTAGCGCATTTGGTCTTATCACTTCGGCATTTTTACTACTTAGCGGCGATGAGAGCGCATATTTTGTAGCTCAAAAGCAGCCTATGAAGCTTGCTGCGATGGAAGGACTTTATAATGGCGAGAAAAACGCTGGTCTAGTTGCCGCTGGTATTTTAAACCTAGCTAAAGAGCTTGGCGACGAGAGCGAGCCATTTTTGCTTGAGATAAAGGTGCCTTACGCACTTGGCATCATGGCAAACAGAGGGCTTGACTCATTTACACCAGGTATAAATGACCTACTTTATGGCAATAGCGAGCACAATCTAATAAGCGTTGAAGAGAAGATGGCAAAAGGTAAAGTAGCTATCGAAGCTCTTAAAAACTACAAAGAGGCTAAAAAAGCAAATGATGAGAGCCTTATGAAAAGCTCGCTTTCAAATTTAGAGAGCAATCTAAATTTCTTAGGATATGGCTATCTTAAAGATGCAAAAGAGGCTGTGCCACCAGTTGGGCTGACATTTTATAGCTTCCATATTATGGTTGTACTTGGCACTTACTTCATAGCTCTTTTTGCTATTACGCTCTATCTAAATCTTTCAAGAAAATATAAATTTGAAAACATAAGAGCGTTTTTGTGGATCTGCCTCTTTACCATACCGCTTGGCTACATCGCAGCTGAAGCTGGCTGGATAGTAGCAGAGGTCGGTCGTCAGCCTTGGGTGATACAAGATCTCATGACCGTTGGCGTAGGAGCTACAAATTTATCTGACTCAAATGTGAAAATTTCATTTATATTATTTGCTGTTTTATTTACGGTCTTGCTGATTGCCGAGATCAAAATCATGCTTAAGCAAATAAAGATAGGATTTAACGACCATGCATAGTTTAAGCTTAGAAAATTTACAAATTTATTGGTGGTTTATAGTTAGCCTTCTTGGCGGACTTTTGGTATTTATGATGTTCGTTCAGGGCGGGCAGACGCTGCTTTTTGGGCTTTGCAAAAACGAGCTTCAAAAGGACATGGTGATAAATTCTATCGGGCGCAAATGGGAGCTTACTTTTACCACGCTCGTAATGTTCGGCGGCGCGTGCTTTGCGGCATTTCCGCTATTTTACGCCACAAGCTTTGGCGGTGCATACTGGGTGTGGCTGGCGATTTTGTTTTGCTTTATCCTCCAAGCCGTGAGCTACGAATACCGCAAAAAACCGGACAACTTCCTAGGCCAAAAAACCTATGAAATTTTCCTTTTCATAAACGGTTCTTTAGGCGTTATACTTATCGGTATGGCGGTTAGTACGTTTTTTTCGGGAAGCT
This window harbors:
- the recJ gene encoding single-stranded-DNA-specific exonuclease RecJ — protein: MLNKEDIRNLLAHRFCNDIHKKISEIPTPSALKDIYKGANRIKEAIEKNERIAIVGDYDVDGVVSSVILAEFFDDLGVKDYLVKIPNRFKDGYGLNPEIIDELSADVSLIITVDNGISANDAAIICKEKGIDLIITDHHMPPAVLPEAYAIINPKQEDCNFPNIEICGAEVAWYLVGALKDVFGLNYDMSKFLELLAIAIIADMMELRDMNRMLVRLGICKLNASKRSAFHAIKEFYGKEKFECDDISFLIAPLINSAGRMDDAMNSFDFLRAKSIEEAYNYLDTIIEFNNSRKEEERQLFECSLKDVKEDDEVIITWGEQWHEGVIGIVASRLAKHFAKPAIVFSIDKGRAKGSARSIGKLDILSLIASHENLLTSYGGHKGAAGLTLAPENLVKFKEAINKSCSFLNMQDCKSSDELLGDIMPSEIDFELLEILEFYEPYGQKNPRPVFKIKNALVKNERLIGRDQNHLKLILQKDNKTLEALFFNFTRHARVGEMIDIIFCISKNSFRGLVTPQLLIKEIL
- a CDS encoding CTP synthase; amino-acid sequence: MAKETKYIFITGGVLSSLGKGIAAASIATLLKNSGLKVSVLKADPYINVDPGTMSPLEHGEVFVTDDGAETDLDLGHYERFLDESLSQDNNFTTGRVYSSVIEKERRGDYLGKTIQVIPHIVGEIVDRIKKAGEGKDVLIVEIGGTVGDIEGLPFLEAIRALRVEVGKKRALNIHLTLVPFIKVAGELKTKPTQHSVGELRRIGITPDIIICRSEMPLNRELKDKIAASCGVEKNCVIESLDSASIYQIPLSFLKQDILTPIAENLGFNELKPDMAKWDSLVKRIIAPTNETTIAFVGKYIDLKESYKSLTEGIIHAGANLDARVNLRWIDSEKIEENNVNELLKDVDGILVAGGFGERGVLGKMQAIKFARENKIPYLGICLGMQLALIEFARDVLGLEDANSMEFDKECKNPIIYLIDSFIDAHGKKQIRTHTSPLGGTMRLGAYNCEIKPKTLLAEIYGNAKSVKERHRHRYEANPKYKEIFEKNGLLVSGESDGLIEAIELKGHPWFVGVQCHPEFTSRLTKPNPVILGFIKASLANHVK
- a CDS encoding DUF4492 domain-containing protein, coding for MIKNYLNIIASLYIEGFKNMKIGKKLWLLIIIKLIIMFGILKVFIFDETLNTKFQTDEEKSEFVIRNLIKE
- a CDS encoding outer membrane beta-barrel protein, which codes for MKNCVLKSVLALSLAGSFALAQGGFVGVEGGYDFSSKLKDNDGLSFKDNRPNLGIKGGYDFDVARVYGGYFYHTEAKDNFNYTDDGVKHDVSIKWTTHKFVVGGDYTPAITDNFKLIAGLYTGVSVVNFKARLYTNTLKATYDTTKAGWLVGTRLGTEYSFDKNNALEFGIKADRSWYSTDEDLDNLKSTDIGAYLGYTYKF
- a CDS encoding TonB-dependent receptor domain-containing protein gives rise to the protein MKISYVLAFALVPNLMLGAEETIDLAPVTVSAKIQKSVLDEPTKAQIVGKGAILENSDIAKSLLNLSGFTMERKGGGGSEVYYRSQTAARLPVLIDGSTLNGGCGMRMDTPITYISAQNYSSVRIVKGPQDVRYGALISGGIFFDREIARLSKPSFGGNVSVLGGSFRRFETAADVAAGNELGSLEISGGHYQSGDYKSGDGQKMHTHYKRNSVSLVGTLTPTDTTALQLSADLGDGEAAYADRMRDGIQFDRKSFGLKFEQDVGEHKIRLSSYYHQIDHIMDNFTMRPVRPIIVPGNVMGRGYSISHPIRDMYGFKAEGELNFDNLTSYLGAGYSQDTFKWRGAGTGGAGVPKAEMDAALSKPHVKQRKVTYKTIYTQNEYILENDYGLFGGLRLDVGERKQLLTHKSRSENLFSGFFRYEKYLQNLTLYAGLGHAQRLPDHWETNQDPDLKLNKERNTQLDFGTVLKDKNYELNANFFVSKMDDYIMIKYSPMGMSSNVFNTDALLYGGEIEGDTLLADIFRLGAGVSYVYGKVTKNAGGLKDCDALPKVSPLTFKLSAGLEKPDWFVKADFYANASQNRAQKGYGDMGGMDLGKSDSFWTLGLSAGYKYKNYQFLLAAENLNDAKYSYHNSKGGYGGGIAGYETIPNGTRLYEPGRSFWAKFKVHF
- a CDS encoding cytochrome ubiquinol oxidase subunit I encodes the protein MSEMDFVDWSRAQFALTAIYHFLFVPLTLGLSFIIAIMETIYVKTGDKVWLEITKFWLKLFGINFAIGVATGIIMEFEFGTNWANYSWFVGDIFGAPLAIEGLLAFFMESTFFAIMFFGWDKVSKKFHLLSTWLVAIGSNLSALWILIANGWMQYPIGMKFNPDTARMEMENFFEVALNPLGISKFLHTVTSGYTISAIFVIGISAWFLIKKRHILLAKKSIVVASAFGLITSAFLLLSGDESAYFVAQKQPMKLAAMEGLYNGEKNAGLVAAGILNLAKELGDESEPFLLEIKVPYALGIMANRGLDSFTPGINDLLYGNSEHNLISVEEKMAKGKVAIEALKNYKEAKKANDESLMKSSLSNLESNLNFLGYGYLKDAKEAVPPVGLTFYSFHIMVVLGTYFIALFAITLYLNLSRKYKFENIRAFLWICLFTIPLGYIAAEAGWIVAEVGRQPWVIQDLMTVGVGATNLSDSNVKISFILFAVLFTVLLIAEIKIMLKQIKIGFNDHA